In Desulfomicrobium escambiense DSM 10707, the DNA window CGGCGGCTCGAAGCTGTCCAGGCAGAAGGTCGGCAGCTCTTCGGGGGACGGGGTGTCCCCCACGGGCTTCCGGCATTCCCGCAACAGCGCAGGCAGCCCCTTTTCCATGCGCTGCGCCTCGGCCTCGACGCGCAGGCCGAGCAGGACGGGTCCGGGGGGAATGGCCATGTCGTGGCCCGCATAGTACTTGCGCGCCCGCTCGGTGGCCTTGGCCAGCAGCGAGGGGTTGAGGGGCGCATGCTCCCCGACGACGGACACGGTCGAAACGCCGCGCTGGCGCAAGGCCTCGATGGCGCTCCCGTTCAGGGTCGCGCCGCGCGGGTAGAGGACGCGTCCCGTACCGTCCGTGATGTCCGCCGCCAGGGTCTCACCTGGCGTGACGCGATCGATGAGCTTCTCCATGCCGTCCCTCCATGCGCAGACAACGAATCTCCGACCATTTCCTCATCTATGCGGCGGGGCAAAAAAACGCAACCGCAGGGCGTTCGAGACCACGAAGACCGAGCTCATGGCCATGGCCGTGCCGGCCAGCATGGGGCTCATGGTAGGCCCGCCGAAAAGGTGCAGAAGGCCGGCCGCCACCGGGATGCCGATGGTATTGAAGGCGAAGGCCCAGAACAGGTTCTGGCGGATGTTGCGCATGACCGCGCGGCTTAAGGAGAGCGCCGTGAGCACGCCCGAAAGGTCCTCGCGCATGAGCACCACGTCGCCCGACTCCATGGCCACGTCCATGCCCGAGCCCATGGCCACGCCCAGGTCGGCCCGGGCCAGGGCCGGGGCGTCGTTGATGCCGTCGCCGACCATGCCGACCACCCGGCCTTCCTGCTGCAAGGCCTCGATCTCCTCGGCCTTGCGGTCGGGCAGCACCCCGGCCACGACCCGCTCGATGCCGAGTTTCCCGGCCACGGCGCGGGCCGCGCGTTCGGAGTCGCCCGTCAGGAGCACGACCTCCATGCCCAGCTCCCGCAGCCGCTTGACCGTCGACGCGGACTCGGGCCTGATCTGATCGCTGATGGCCAGCAGGCCGGCCAGGCGCCCGTCAACGGCCACATGGACCACCGTGGCCCCCTGCCCTTCCAGGCGCGCGCGGTCCGCGGCCGCCGCGGCCGGATCGATGCCCAGAGCGCGCATCATCAGCTCGTTGCCGATGGCCACCCGCCGGCCATCGGCCTCGGCGCTCACGCCCTGTCCGGGCACGGCCGAAAAGCCCGAGGCCTTGGGCACGGTGCCTCCCGCCGCGGCCACCACGGCCCGGGCCAGGGGATGCTCGGACTGGGCCTCCACGGCCGCGGCCAGCCGCACCAAGCCGTCCCTTTCAAAACCCTCGCCCCGCGCCGTCCAGACCTCGGCCAGCACGGGCTTGCCCACGGTCAGCGTCCCGGTCTTGTCGAAGACCAGGGTGTCGAGCTCCCCGGCCCGCTGCAGGGCGCGGCCGGACTTGATGAGCACGCCCAGCTGCGCGCCGCGCCCCGTGCCGACCATGATGGACGTCGGCGTGGCCAGGCCCATGGCGCAGGGGCAGGCGATGACCAGCACCGAGATGGCGATGCGCAGGGCGAAGACGAAGGGCTCGTCGCTGAAGAAGTACCAGGCCAGACCCGAAACCAGGGCCAGGGCCATGACCACGGGCACGAAATAGTAGCTGATGGTGTCGGCCAGGCTGGCGATGGGGGCCTTGGAGCCCTGGGCGTCGCGCACCAGGCGCACGATGCGGGCAAGCATGGTGTCCTCGCCCACCAGGGAGGCGCGCATGACGAAGGAACCCGTGGTGTTCAGGGTGCCGCCGAAGACCGTGTCGCCGGGGGCCCGGCGCACGGGCAGGGGTTCGCCCGTGAGCATGGACTCGTCCACGTGGCTCTCCCCCTCGGCCACCTCGCCGTCCACGGGCAGACGCCCGCCAGGGCGGATGCGCAGCAGGTCGCCGGGTTCGATCTCTTCCACCGGGATCTCACGCTCGCCGCTCCCCTCCACCAGGAAAGCCGTGTCCGGGGCCAGGGCCATGAGGGCGCGCACCGCGCCCGTGGTGCGGGACACGGAGCGGGCCTCGAAATACTTGCCCAGCGATATCATGGCGATGAGCACGGCCGCGGACTCGTAATAGAGGTCCATAGCCCGGGCCATGGCGTCCACCCCGAGCCAGATCTCGACCGTGTTCCACAGGGAGTAGACCAGGGCCGCGCCCGTGCCCACGGCCACCAGGGAGTCCATGTTCGGGGCGCGGCGGGCCAGGGCCGGGAAGCCCACGAGATAGAAGCTGCGCCCGCTCCAGACCACGGGCAGGGTCAACAGGAGCTGGGCCAGGGCGAAGGCGCCGGGCGCGTGCATGGGGTCGAGCCAATGCGGCAGAGGCAGGCCCCACATGTGGCCCATGGACAGGACCAGGAGCGGCAGGGCAAAGGCCATGGCCCATACCACGCCGCGCCTCTTCTCGGCCAGGCGGGCGGCGATGCGCGCCTCCTCCTCCCCGGCCTTCTCCCGGCGCGGCAGGTCCGTGGTGAAGCCCGCGTCGTGGATGGCCTGGCGCAGGGCGCGCTGGGACACCTTCGACGGGTCGAAGACGAACCGCCCGCTCTCGGCCCCGAGGTTGACCGCGGCCT includes these proteins:
- a CDS encoding heavy metal translocating P-type ATPase produces the protein MGSEAKRLTVGGMHCAACSSRIEKVVGGMPGVEGISVNLATGEMDLRYDAGGVKLDEILGRVRDMGFSVEEPAAETVLELRIGGMHCAACSSRIERIAAGMDGVKEAAVNLGAESGRFVFDPSKVSQRALRQAIHDAGFTTDLPRREKAGEEEARIAARLAEKRRGVVWAMAFALPLLVLSMGHMWGLPLPHWLDPMHAPGAFALAQLLLTLPVVWSGRSFYLVGFPALARRAPNMDSLVAVGTGAALVYSLWNTVEIWLGVDAMARAMDLYYESAAVLIAMISLGKYFEARSVSRTTGAVRALMALAPDTAFLVEGSGEREIPVEEIEPGDLLRIRPGGRLPVDGEVAEGESHVDESMLTGEPLPVRRAPGDTVFGGTLNTTGSFVMRASLVGEDTMLARIVRLVRDAQGSKAPIASLADTISYYFVPVVMALALVSGLAWYFFSDEPFVFALRIAISVLVIACPCAMGLATPTSIMVGTGRGAQLGVLIKSGRALQRAGELDTLVFDKTGTLTVGKPVLAEVWTARGEGFERDGLVRLAAAVEAQSEHPLARAVVAAAGGTVPKASGFSAVPGQGVSAEADGRRVAIGNELMMRALGIDPAAAAADRARLEGQGATVVHVAVDGRLAGLLAISDQIRPESASTVKRLRELGMEVVLLTGDSERAARAVAGKLGIERVVAGVLPDRKAEEIEALQQEGRVVGMVGDGINDAPALARADLGVAMGSGMDVAMESGDVVLMREDLSGVLTALSLSRAVMRNIRQNLFWAFAFNTIGIPVAAGLLHLFGGPTMSPMLAGTAMAMSSVFVVSNALRLRFFAPPHR